A region from the Corynebacterium halotolerans YIM 70093 = DSM 44683 genome encodes:
- a CDS encoding ATP-dependent DNA helicase — protein sequence MPEVSEEPLTQSTPDLLDAAVESLGGARREGQIAMAEAVTKAMETERHLAVQAGTGTGKSLAYLIPAIRHAQATGTTVIVSTATIALQRQLVERDLPRLAEALEPHMERRPTFAIMKGRSNYLCLNKLGQGADEPEDALIDEADVSWLGRHISRVHDWANDTETGDRDDLEPGVPDMAWKQVSVTAQECLGASRCPHGEECFAELARAKVQDVDVIVTNHALLAIDALADIDILPEHDVVVIDEAHELDGRITSVATAEIAPTSLRMAAKRAGKLGADGKDERLDELTGDWETACESLPDGRWTDLGVSARGSLAGLRGGLWSLREAIVRPPEGEAANDPEKFAERQNLANHLQELHDAVVRILEVFDETDPAAQSDVVWLDRSERRGDVLTVAPLSVAGLLHERLFREQTVVLTSATLTVGGNFSAMAAAWGLPKGSWDSLDAGTPFNPRRSGILYTARHLPQPGRDGLAPETLDEIAELIMAAGGRTLGLFSSRRAAEQAAQAMRTRLPFDVLCQGDDTTGALVEKFAKNENICLFGTLTLWQGVDVPGRSCSLVLIDRIPFPRPDDPLLQARKEAADAEGRSGFMEVAATHAALLMAQGAGRLLRSVNDRGVVAVLDNRLATKRYGSFLRASMPAFWETTDPQVVRGALKRLVAQ from the coding sequence GTGCCCGAAGTATCTGAGGAACCGTTGACCCAGTCCACCCCCGATCTGCTCGACGCCGCCGTCGAGTCCCTCGGCGGCGCCCGGCGCGAGGGCCAGATCGCCATGGCCGAGGCCGTCACGAAGGCCATGGAGACCGAACGTCACCTCGCCGTCCAGGCCGGCACCGGCACGGGCAAGTCCCTGGCCTACCTGATCCCGGCGATCCGGCACGCCCAGGCCACCGGCACCACCGTGATCGTCTCCACGGCGACGATCGCGCTGCAGCGTCAGCTCGTCGAGCGGGATCTGCCCCGGCTGGCGGAGGCGCTGGAACCGCACATGGAGCGCAGACCCACCTTCGCGATCATGAAGGGCCGCTCAAACTACCTGTGCCTGAACAAGCTCGGCCAGGGCGCGGACGAGCCGGAGGACGCACTCATCGACGAGGCCGACGTCTCCTGGTTGGGCCGGCACATCTCCCGTGTCCACGACTGGGCGAACGACACCGAGACCGGCGACCGCGACGATCTCGAACCCGGCGTGCCCGACATGGCCTGGAAGCAGGTCTCCGTGACCGCCCAGGAGTGCCTGGGGGCGTCGCGCTGCCCACACGGCGAGGAGTGTTTCGCGGAGCTGGCCCGCGCCAAGGTCCAGGACGTCGACGTCATCGTCACCAACCACGCCCTGCTGGCCATCGACGCCCTGGCGGACATCGACATCCTGCCCGAGCACGACGTCGTGGTCATCGACGAGGCCCACGAACTCGACGGCCGCATCACCTCGGTGGCCACCGCCGAGATCGCCCCGACCTCCCTGCGCATGGCCGCCAAGCGCGCCGGGAAGCTCGGCGCGGACGGGAAGGACGAGCGGCTCGACGAGCTGACCGGTGACTGGGAGACGGCGTGCGAATCGCTTCCCGACGGCCGCTGGACCGACCTCGGGGTCAGCGCCCGCGGCAGCCTGGCGGGTCTGCGCGGCGGCCTGTGGTCGTTGCGGGAGGCCATCGTCCGGCCGCCCGAGGGGGAGGCGGCCAATGACCCGGAGAAGTTCGCCGAACGCCAGAACCTGGCCAACCACCTCCAGGAGCTCCACGACGCGGTGGTGCGCATCCTCGAGGTCTTCGACGAGACCGATCCGGCCGCGCAGAGCGATGTCGTGTGGCTCGACCGCAGCGAACGCCGCGGTGATGTGCTGACCGTCGCCCCGCTGTCGGTGGCGGGGCTGCTGCACGAGCGGCTCTTCCGGGAGCAGACTGTCGTGCTGACCTCGGCGACGCTGACCGTGGGCGGCAACTTCTCCGCCATGGCCGCGGCCTGGGGCCTGCCGAAGGGCAGCTGGGACTCCCTCGACGCCGGCACCCCGTTCAACCCGCGCAGGTCCGGGATCCTCTACACCGCACGGCATCTGCCCCAGCCCGGGCGCGACGGACTGGCGCCCGAGACCCTCGATGAGATCGCCGAGCTGATCATGGCCGCCGGCGGCCGCACGCTCGGCCTGTTCTCCTCCCGGCGCGCCGCCGAGCAGGCCGCCCAGGCGATGCGTACCCGCCTGCCCTTCGACGTCCTGTGCCAGGGTGACGACACCACCGGCGCGCTGGTGGAGAAGTTCGCGAAGAACGAGAACATCTGCCTGTTCGGCACGCTGACGCTGTGGCAGGGTGTGGACGTGCCCGGGCGGTCCTGCTCCCTGGTGCTCATCGACCGCATCCCGTTCCCGCGTCCCGACGACCCGCTGCTCCAGGCCCGCAAGGAGGCCGCCGACGCCGAGGGGCGCAGCGGTTTCATGGAGGTCGCCGCCACGCACGCGGCGCTGCTCATGGCGCAGGGTGCGGGCCGGCTGCTGCGCTCGGTCAACGATCGCGGCGTCGTCGCCGTGCTGGACAATCGACTGGCCACCAAGCGCTACGGCAGTTTCCTCCGGGCGTCGATGCCGGCCTTCTGGGAGACCACTGACCCGCAGGTCGTGCGTGGGGCCCTCAAGCGGCTGGTCGCCCAGTAA
- a CDS encoding Crp/Fnr family transcriptional regulator encodes MSGNPVRANCARPHHCSADVRMEVMARSPLTRELAVDEHRELDRHLSAWSWGEGQPILLAGDEATGSYLVVSGRVRVTRDTIDGRGITVDLAAPGDVIGPLGTAPAEAVDSAWAMETTCALYLPADSLAEVVEEHPRLALALLRMQQDRLAQSRERDIGRTTRSVEQRVGAVLRRLDDKLGHRREDGSSLLQIRLRRDDIAGMAGTTLESASRAMSKMKRFGLIDSGREWVAIVDHAGLDELIDRG; translated from the coding sequence ATGTCCGGCAATCCCGTCCGTGCCAACTGCGCCCGTCCCCACCACTGCTCGGCGGACGTGCGCATGGAGGTCATGGCGCGTTCCCCGCTGACCCGGGAGCTGGCCGTGGACGAGCACCGGGAGCTGGACCGGCACCTCAGCGCATGGTCATGGGGCGAGGGCCAGCCGATTCTCCTCGCGGGTGACGAGGCCACGGGCAGTTACCTCGTGGTCTCGGGTCGCGTGCGCGTCACCCGCGACACCATCGACGGCCGCGGGATCACCGTCGACCTCGCCGCCCCCGGGGACGTGATCGGACCGCTGGGCACCGCACCGGCGGAGGCCGTCGACTCGGCCTGGGCGATGGAGACCACCTGCGCTCTGTACCTGCCCGCCGACTCGCTGGCCGAGGTGGTCGAGGAGCACCCCCGGCTGGCCCTGGCGCTCCTGCGGATGCAGCAGGACCGTCTCGCCCAGTCCCGCGAGCGTGACATCGGCCGGACCACGAGGAGCGTCGAGCAGCGGGTGGGTGCGGTCCTCCGCCGGCTCGACGACAAGCTCGGCCACCGGCGGGAGGACGGGTCCAGTCTGCTGCAGATCCGGCTGCGCCGCGACGACATCGCCGGCATGGCCGGCACCACGCTGGAGTCCGCGTCCCGGGCAATGTCGAAGATGAAAAGGTTCGGCCTGATCGACTCCGGCCGGGAATGGGTCGCCATTGTCGACCACGCCGGACTCGACGA